DNA from Podarcis muralis chromosome 13, rPodMur119.hap1.1, whole genome shotgun sequence:
GAATAACAACATTCCAATATGTCTTCTTCATGCTTATATACAAATACCATTCGTTAAAAATGCATAGCTACAGATTTAAAGGCAATTATGCTCTCTGATTGTCACAATGTTGACTGTGCCAtttcaaaaaaagaagggggggatcCGTTTTGTTCTCCCTTATTTTTTAGCTACCAGAACTTTGACCTGACTCATAAATAAATATTCCCAACTGGAAATAGGCTAGTGATACAAATTAATCCCTATTGTTCATGCAATCAAATTATTATGGCACtgctaaatataaatattttgctACTAATTAGTTCAACAATTTGCTTATTTATTGGTTTGCCAAGGACGCATCATTTTAGCTACTCTCTCAGAATAAAGCACCACGAGAACTAGTTTTCCCCAacggggatatatatatatgaatctgAAATAACCTATAATCTATGATAGATACATAGCCAAGACCTGCAAGATGCATTTAGAAGACAATGTGTTGAAAGGTAAAACAAAATTCATTTATTTAGCTGCCTttcctttaaatattttaaaaagacaaactTTGAGTTGGATCCAGACTCAATTCTACAGCAAAATCCACCAGCATGAGTGGagttaggatccagcagatctctgATTGAGCTGGGAGGTTCCCAGAACACCCAGACTACACCAGCTTATCTCCCCATCCTTATCTCATCTGAGCTGGGATCCAGCCATCTGAGTTGAGCCTGGAGAATCTTAAATTGGTATAAGCTCTAAAACAGATGAGGGGGGGAATAGAGGGGAGGGAGACTTAGGTTGGATTTCAAACCctttcagctcagtcatgtgTCCTGGAGACCTGGTGTACAATAAGCCAACAAGATGGGGGGTATAactcaaaacacattttaaaggcgtCTTTCCCTCCTGTCATATTTAGGCTGGCTTAGCCAGAAGTAGCCTGcccctgaacagagtttggatctgatgtACTTTTTGCCAGTTCAGTTTACACTGGGCTTGCTTCACACAAGCTTcctgtgcataggattgttccATTAGTCATGCTaagtagagccattgaaatctTGCCTGCTTTGTTCACCTTCAAAGGTTAGCTCTTGCTCCCTGGGAAGGGGTCACTGTGAGTGGATCCACAACATCAGGAGAGCAGCAGGTTCCCTGAACAATCAGGTCTAGTTTCCCTTTGTATGACAGAGCACCAGAGACTTGGTTTTAGAAATATAACAattagaacatgtgcagaggagggcaactaagaagatcaagggtctggaaaccaagccttatgaggaatggttgagggagttggatatgtttaacctggaaaagaggagacagagaggagatatgatagccatcctcaTATATCTCAAAGGTtgccacatggaaggtggagaagctCTCCTGCTCCACagagtaggaccagaaccaatggcttcaagtcacaaaaaaggagattccgactaaatataAGGAATAACTTTctaatggcaagagctgtttgatacaGGAACAGACTCTCTCGGAAAGTGGTAGACTTTCTTTCAtttgagatttttaagcagaggttgggtgaccatctgtcatggatgctttagttgagattcctgcattgtgaggggctggactacATTGCCCTTGGGATACTATCCAgctgtacagttctatgagtctatgaatttTGTCCAAAGGTTCTGGGAAAGTTTGAGGAATCAAAGATTACACGCCTCTATATTAGGGGTAGCTATTTTCCGATCATCCTCTGCCaggatggtcagtggtcaggatgggagttgtgatccaacaacagcaaaaagcaccatgttggctacccctgctctacgtATTCAAATATTAAAATTTTGCAGAATGTACAAATGTGCAAAATTTATACTAGGAAATACTTCTTGGAAGCAGCCCAGCTGCCACTCACCCGAAGAACAATGGAGGTGAGATTCCTACATAACTAAATGTGCAAATGGCTTATGAAGAGAGTTAACTGGAAAGAAGTTTTCGTATTGCTCAATATGATTGTACATTCCATTTGATTATAGGGAGTCAAATTATTCAGATTCTGTTAAACAGATACCCTGCTCTgcttgtcttcctcttcctcatcaaCCGTGTGTCTGTTTTTCAGGTGGAAATGCAAGCCCTAATCAAACAGTGATCACAGAATTTATTCTCCTGGGATTTGGGAACCTTCATGAGCTAAGAATGCCTACATTTGTAATATTTCTTGTGGTCTACATAGCAACATTAATGGGGAATATAATGATCACAGCGGTTGTGTTAACTGACCACAGCCTTCAtacccccatgtacttcttcctgggAAACCTCTCTTTCTTGGAAATATGGTACACCACTAGTGTGGTTCCGAAGATGCTGAAAACATTACTGActgcccatgaggccatttccttCTCAGCTTGTCTCCTCCAGTTTTACATCTTTGGCTCACTGGCAGTTACCGAGTGTTTTCTTCTAGCAGCAATGTCCTATGATCGCTATGTAGCCATATGCCAACCACTGCATTATGGAAACTTAATGAACTTCAGAGTGTGCGTTCAGCTAGCGATAGGGTCATGGGTTGGTGGGTTTATTTCCTTATTTGTCACCATGCCAATGGTTTCTGTGCTGCCTTTCTGTGCCTCTAATAAGATTGATCATTTCTTCTGTGATTTGGCACCTGTGGTTAAACTTGCCTGTGGAGACACACGACTGGTGAGAATCCTTTCTTTCCTTATTGCTTCTCTTGTATCCTTCTCTCCATTCCTTCTTACCATTCTGTCATACTGTAAAATCATCTCCACCATCCTCAAGATCCCATCtgccaaaagcaaacaaaaagccTTTTCCACCTGCTCCTCACATCTCATTGTGGTTACAGTGTTCTATGGGACACTGATGGTGGTGTATGGTGTACCTACAACAACTTGGTATCCCAACTTAAGCAAAGTCTTTTCTGTGCTCTATATAGTTGGGACACCAATGGTCAATCCTATTATATACAGCCTGAGGAACAAGGATGTCCAGAATGCATTGAGGAAACTGTTGACTAGAAATCCTGCACTGGCATGTGAATGAAAACTTTGACACACCCTTTGAATGTGGGGAACAACAAAGTATCTgctaatttgtattttaaaatgatgtCTACCATATTTGGCAGATATAGGTATGTAGGATATTTTCAACATACTTATATAAGCACCATTTATTTCTTTACAAAATCTACTTTTTGAAAGGTTGAGTTATCTCATTTCGCTTGTTTTACAGCCAATGGTAATCTATAATGCTCATAAGTGATCCTTATAGGCAGCCCTTCATGCAACTTGAGTGTGATGAGTTGTATGTGATGGAGTGGACCACCTAACCCAGCATTAGTTACTATAGCAAGGATTTGAAACTGAGGTTTCCTGACTTCATTTTGAAGACAGGTACTGGAAGTCAAAACAAGGATCTTTACCCTACAAAGCACGTGCATTTTACTCTCAGTCTAGAAGTGTCAACTTTTTATTAATCTGTGGGTTGAACAAGAATGCAAGAAGTATTATCAGAATGTTGGCTTTGTGAGGGAGAGAAGAGCATTGTGTGGAGAGGgatctttaaatatttttttaataaaaaaattgtcatATACTATTTCTTGATTGGTTGATTGGTTTGTTGGTTTCCCTTGGGTAATTTCAAACTCTACTCTCCCTTGCTGTGCTGTAGAACAGCAGATTTGTCATCATCTTCCAGGGCACAAGATGCTCCTTCCTTTTGGAAGTTGACGAAGCAGTAACTAAGCTTCCAAGTTTTACTGTTGTTTGTCATTAGTATGTTATAGTGGAATTTGAAGATGTGGGATGATAATAAAGTAGAGACGGTATTTGGTTTTCCTTTAATGGTATTTTCTCCTTTATATGTTTTACGAGTCTTGTACAACTTTGCGATCAGAGATAAGCTCATGGAATTCAacagagcttactcccaagtacatAGGATTGTAGTCATGACACATGGTTGATCATGGAGATAGATCCAGGTCTCCTCCAACAATTTCCAAGATGCTACCTACACCACATTACATTTTGGAGTCCCAGTTGGCTAGAGGGTTTGTTATGATGAGCTCCTAACTTCAAAATTCACCACTACAACACTGGTCCCTTATTATCTAACCAAAGGGAATTAAAAAGTGACAGTTCTGAATATGTGACAAACACATTTTCTCCAGCATTTCCACTGGGAATACCTAGCACTTAATGAATAACTACTTTCCTGTTTGATTATTAAGAGGACTATAATTAAAGCTGCTGCTTCTCAAAAATCCTTGTGGATGTTCAGTGATAACTGTCAAAGGATACTATAAATCAAATCAGAATAGATAGGGTCTGGTATCCAAATGTCTAAGTTTGAGACGCCCAAATTGAAGCCTTTTAGGAAACTAAATTACCAAAGTAGACAATTTTCATCTTGGAGATGCTGCTCATAATATTGCCAGGAAAATAGTGGTTTCTGTGTAGAATGAAGATTGTATTGTATTAAGGATGGTTGTTTTAGTAATCTTTCTGCTGGAACTATTTCCTGACATGGTATGTCAGGCTCACATAGCAAAATGCAGGCTCCAAGGTCCTCATCGTCCACTTCACATCTATCATCAGCCAGGAGATTTCATCATCGGTGGCATTGTTTCCCATGGTGGCTTCTTATCCACTTCAGCAACATTCATGGAGGAACCTCCACCTGTACTGCCTGAAGAACTTGTGTAAGAACTCAGCCTCTCATGATCAATCTCAGAGCAGCAGCTTCAGAACAATGGCTGATGCTGCAAATGTCAACTCAGTTATCTTTGATTTAAATATAACATACTGATCTGAAAACTCACATGAATCAGCTGTGGAAAAAAGGAATAGTTTAGTTCTCGGTAGGGGTGTATAGCAGTCTAGTAGCGCAGTAGTAAACTCAACTGAATTCAATATGATTAACTTCTGAGTACATATTTAAATGTTCCAAGTGTTGAAGATGCTTCTGAAACAATCTGCAACTCTCATTCTAGGGTGGTGCCCAAGGtttaccagcacatcctggcgtTGGCATTTGCAGTCAAGGAGATCAATGGATGCTCCCACATTTTACCCAATATCACCttgggcttccacatctatgacagctataCTAATGCAAGGAAGACGTATCTTGCCACACTGATACTTTTATCCAAGCTGGAGAAATGTGTCCCCAACTATGTATGTGATACTGAAAATAATCTGACTGGGGTTATTGGGGGACTCAACTCTGAAATCTCCTTTTATGTGGCAACCATTTTGGATATctataagattccacaggtaggacaCTTATGTGCAACACCTCTATTAGAttgcaaagaggaaaagaagaggcTAGGTGCCCAGCACCAATTCAGGGTGTAGGTCCCCCATTCCAGAAAGGACCCTTTTATCCCAAGCATTCCTTGTAGGAGAGGGAACTTTCTACTATCCACCCTTTCATTTCTACTATGCACATTAATGACAACATTGCTTTGCAGTAAACTAGCATGGGAGGGGAGAATAATTCATTCTCTATTTcaaccccctcccctttccaggAGACTGATATCCCAAGGTCCACTGGTGGGATAATGGGCTTCTCCCTTACCACCTATGTTTGGGTATGCAGCATTTTCTACTTAGCGAAGAAGGCATGtgcattcagtgtgtgtgtgtggggggaggttTCAGGATTCAAATACACAGGTAATTGGCACTAaaatccttctccctcctcaaCACACCATCCCTCAAAAGTAATGGGTTTGGGGAAGATTAAACACATAATGAAGTTGTGTTAAGTAGCAGAAACAATCAAGCTTTGCTGGAAAGGAGTAATAGTAGTGAACAGCTGGTTCACAATTGAAATGTGGTTTCATAAAAGAAGTGTGAGGAATCATGTGAAAAGGAGGCAGAAATTTCAGTTTTGCTCTGGGCTGGGGTCTGTGCATCATGAATAAGAAAGGAGAAGCTCTGGAAAAATAAATCCCCAACTTACAATACTGACAAATCTAAAAACTTATGCACGGGTATTATTGGGGCCTGATGTGCCCCTCCCATCAATTTTATTCAATCCACAAGACCTACCAAAGTCagcaatctaaataaataaataaataaataaataaataaataaatgacacagTGCCTGTCCCACTCATCAGATCAAATGTTTAACCGCAGGAATGGAAAATTATCCCAGTTTTCAGCTCATATGAATGTGTCTATTTTGTATAAATGAAAGACAGCATGCAGCCAACAGAATTCATCATACAATGTACATAAATAGTTTGAAATAACTCGGGAAATTATATTTTGTCTCATCCCTTCCTCCATTCCCTCTTTAGCTCATTTATGGCTctgctccagtgatgaatgataaaacCCCAGGGCTTTCCTTCTACCAGTTGACAGCCCAGTAAAGCCTTCAATATGAGGGAATTatctctttgcttctgcatttcaagTGGACATGGATTGGGGTCATTGCAGTGGACAATGACAATGGGGAAAGATTTGTTCATACAGTACttcaattgttttctcaaaatggCATCTGTTTTGCCTTCATAGAAAGAATTCCCAATTTCAGTTTCATCTCTGAAATTAATGACATGCTACAACAGGGGGCAAAAATGCATGATAAAATAATGAGCAGCAAGGCTAATGTAGTGGTGAATTATGGAGAATCTTACTCCatggcatttttaaaatggcttccATACCTATCAGAACACGATATGACAAATAATGTAAAAAGTAAAGTTTGGATAACAACAGCTGAGATTGAATTCAGTTCATTTGTCTATCAAAGAAACTGGGATTCGCGACTATTCAATGGTGCTAtagcctttgaaattcacttcCGTGACCCACTTGGATTTCATCAATATGTTGAGCACAGAAACCCTTCCAACACAGATGCGGATGGTTTTATAAGGGACTTCTGGCAACAGGCTTTTGATTGTGTGTTCCCAGATATCACTGCACACCAGGTGGAGGGGAACATTTGCACAggagaagagaagctggagaaccTTCCAGGGTCATTTTTCGAAATGAGTATGACAGGGCACAGTTACAGCATCCACAGTGCTGTCTATGCCATGGCCCATGCGTTACATGCTATGTCCACATCCAGACCCAGACACATAGGAATGACATATGGAGGGAGAGTGAAGAATCAGAATCAACTGTTTTGGCAGGTAATGGGTTGAAATTCCTCAACTTGGAAGAGCACTGTTATTCCTTCACAATGTATGGGTTTCCTAAATACTGTCAGCTTGCTCTTTCCTCTCAGGGTTCAGGCATATGGAATATGAGGAGGAACTGAATCTATAATTTTGTGGACAGATGATGGCTGTGTCTTTGTTTCTCTGAGGAAAGAGCAATGATGGCTGTCTCCTTGTTTGAGCAGAAACCCCCCTGTACATGATGAAGCATTTCCTTGGAGATGTTTTGTGGCCCATTGAGACACCATTTCACTAACAGTCAGGATGCAGTGAAAACAGTCAGCAGAGATGAGCAGCATTCTTGCTATTCCAGTTGTTATAGCAAATCTGTGAATAGCTGTGTAGCTGTGTAGCTGCTATATACGTATAGGCATCCAGAGGAGTAGAAGCAAATGTGATATTCTTGACAATAAATAATTATCTGtcatgtgcattcctttggctgtgAAACACCCTTGACAGCCTGCAAATTTTTCGTCAGAGCAGGGGGTCACACACCACTGTTCTGCCTGAGGGATGTAACAGGGAGAGAGAGGCCTGACAGAAAGAATGAGAGAAAAACATTTATGTGGAAAAAAATTGGTTGGCTCTCTACATGCTTGTCCCTGACTCCACTCACTGTAGGTTCTGACGTCAGAGGAAAAAGGATTGCTCAGCCCTGTATTAGAGTGCAGCCTTTTCTAAATACTTGTCTTTTCTGTTTTCAATTTAGCTCCACCACATTCTGAGAACTATCTCATTTAATAACACTGCAGGAGATGTGGTATCCTTCAACAAGAATGGGGAGGTAGCATCTAGCTTGGATATTATCAATTGGATTATATTCTCCAATCAATCCCTTCATAGAGTCAGAGTCGGAAGGATAGATCCTGGAGCGCCTTCAGATCAAGCATTCACCATTGATAAAGAAGTAATAACTTGGCACAGCTGGTTTAACCAGGTAGAATCCAAGTCACAGGCATTTAGCAAAAGGTCTAATAATAAAGGAGCCCTGATGTTCTATCCAGAAATTTAAAACTGATTTCATTTGACAACGATGAAAACTTGTGAAATACAAGTGGACCAATGAGGATATAGTGTGGAGCAAGAAAGGATAAAAAATGAAGATAGGATAAAATGTGActgaaagggggaggaaaaaggacATGGGTGAATGGGTGAGGAGTGTCCACATAACTGGAAGTACATTGCACTGGTGCAAACAGTCCCCAGAGCAATGCTAGATAGTCCAAAAGGTCAAATACTGGTCCCAGTCCAATACAACAAGCAAAGTCCAGAGTCAAACAGTAAATCCAGGTTCCCACCTCGGCAAGAGAACCAGGGTAGGAAAGCCTAGAGTCATCTGAGTGCCCACAAACCTCCTCCCAGAACAAGCCTCATGGTGTCCACCTGGTCAATTAGTGAGCTGGGCTGtgttcccttgcctgcctcagtctTCTAGAGTGTGTTTCCCACTGTTCCTGATGCCTCACAGCCCGCTGTGTCCATAGAGATGGAAGTACCTTTGGTTCTAATGATGTGTCCTTTTCCCCTGGCTCCTATGGACTGTCAGCTGCCCCTTGAACATCCCCTACTACTGTCCTGTGAGTACCTCCTGAGTCCCCAACCTCTCCTGCCCAATCATCAATTTGTACCAGTTGTGGCTAACACTCCTTGCCaggatcctcttccccttcctcagtgTCCTGATATATCATGACAAGAAGGCAACAGGGGATGAAATGAGGCCAGAGGGAGAAACTGAGAGTTGACAACAGGAAGTATAGAGGAGACAACTAAAGTTGATATGGGAGTTGTAGAAGATAAAAAGGGAAGCGTGGTAGTGAAGGTGGAGATAGTGAAGGAAGGGAAGGACAGGGATGAGGTCAAGAGCCTGGTGCAGAAGTCATAGTATTTACTGCCATTCTccttatttatttacatattacTTTTGTATATTGTCTGTACAACTATCTTCCCACTGTTGTTGATGCATATTTTTATGAATAGCTCAGTtcagttccttttaaaaaacaaaactggttCGATGAACGTGTTTACTTAATATGCATATTTTCcctcagaatacatatttaattaCATATTTTGATCAAAGAAACACAATATGTTGGATAGTTAACTTCATATTCTGATGGTATGGATCAGGACGTTTTTTATTAGAATATATAGGGACTGAATTCATCAAATGTCCCCAAATGATTTCCTCCACCTCAGATAGTAACTGTTGAGACTACGGTTGGCAATTACTTCTACAGTGTCCAGAGCCCTCAAGGGAGCCAATTCATACCCTACTGAAATGCTGTGTCACTTTAGTAACACAAAGCTGGGTCCAGCACCTGAGGGATTCCAAACACCTTATTTTCTGTTTATCATTCTGCTTATTCTGTTTATCATTTATGAATTAGGCCTCTCCTTTTTCGGCCTGCACTGAAAGTTGCCAACCAGGATCTAGCAAGAAAGTGAAAGAAGGGAAGCCATTTTGCTGTTATGACTGCATCCTATGTCCAGAGGGCAAGATTTCAAACCAGGAAGGTAAGAGACATAGATAATTGCACAGTCAATTGCACTTAGTTTCCTCATACATGATGGGGATCTAAATGTAGCTATGGCTAACAATCTACTTTCAAAGGGGCTGTTATTGATAAGAGTCTGGTGCTGGACTGACCAGAGCCAATAatcacaccggggggggggggatattgtatTCAGACTGCAGTAATATGGTACTGGGGAATGGATTCCAAAGCCTATATACCTCATGGGTGCCCAGGAATGATTTTTATGCATGTTGCTTACATCAAGCCATCAGGAAGGTATATCATGTTACATGCTGATTGGTTACAAAGCATTGATGTATACATTGTCGTTGAATCAAGGTATTTGCACACTATTCAGCTTTTTCTACTTGTTCTTCAGTTCCATGGTAatatcttctgctgctgcttccctatTCTGAAATCTAAGGGCAGGTTTCCCGCTCCCTCTTTCTCACAAAACTTAGAATATGGTCAATTTTGCACCAGCCACTACTCCCACATCACAGTCATGCATACCTCACCTGGGTTACCACATCCTTGCCATTGTAGCCCAATATCATATTCTAGCACCAAATAGCTCCAAAGCAAATAAACAAGTCCCCACAACAATTCAAAGTATTTTCCAATTTGAATAGatccatttctttttctgagtgtGAGGGAAAGGCATGAAATGTTTCTGAGACTGATAGCATACATGTGAGCTAAGGTTAATACTTTTCTTTTCCCAGATATGAATGACTGCACTAAATGCTCAGATGAAAACTATCCAAGCAAGGAACGAAATATATGCATTCCCAAAAGCATCAGCTTCTTGTCGTATGAAGAACCT
Protein-coding regions in this window:
- the LOC114582958 gene encoding olfactory receptor 6F1-like; translated protein: MHLEDNVLKGGNASPNQTVITEFILLGFGNLHELRMPTFVIFLVVYIATLMGNIMITAVVLTDHSLHTPMYFFLGNLSFLEIWYTTSVVPKMLKTLLTAHEAISFSACLLQFYIFGSLAVTECFLLAAMSYDRYVAICQPLHYGNLMNFRVCVQLAIGSWVGGFISLFVTMPMVSVLPFCASNKIDHFFCDLAPVVKLACGDTRLVRILSFLIASLVSFSPFLLTILSYCKIISTILKIPSAKSKQKAFSTCSSHLIVVTVFYGTLMVVYGVPTTTWYPNLSKVFSVLYIVGTPMVNPIIYSLRNKDVQNALRKLLTRNPALACE
- the LOC114582957 gene encoding vomeronasal type-2 receptor 26-like, with the translated sequence MVCQAHIAKCRLQGPHRPLHIYHQPGDFIIGGIVSHGGFLSTSATFMEEPPPVLPEELVVVPKVYQHILALAFAVKEINGCSHILPNITLGFHIYDSYTNARKTYLATLILLSKLEKCVPNYVCDTENNLTGVIGGLNSEISFYVATILDIYKIPQETDIPRSTGGIMGFSLTTYVWWTWIGVIAVDNDNGERFVHTVLQLFSQNGICFAFIERIPNFSFISEINDMLQQGAKMHDKIMSSKANVVVNYGESYSMAFLKWLPYLSEHDMTNNVKSKVWITTAEIEFSSFVYQRNWDSRLFNGAIAFEIHFRDPLGFHQYVEHRNPSNTDADGFIRDFWQQAFDCVFPDITAHQVEGNICTGEEKLENLPGSFFEMSMTGHSYSIHSAVYAMAHALHAMSTSRPRHIGMTYGGRVKNQNQLFWQLHHILRTISFNNTAGDVVSFNKNGEVASSLDIINWIIFSNQSLHRVRVGRIDPGAPSDQAFTIDKEVITWHSWFNQASPFSACTESCQPGSSKKVKEGKPFCCYDCILCPEGKISNQEDMNDCTKCSDENYPSKERNICIPKSISFLSYEEPLGISLAIVALSFAFITTLVLGTFLKNHKTPIVKANNQNITYTLLVTLLLCFLCALLFIGQPKKMTCLLQQAAFGIIFSVAVSCVLAKTVTVILAFTATKPGSRMRMWVGRRLANSIVISCSLIQAAICTLWLAISPPFPDVDKHSMPEEIILECNVGTVIMFYCVLSYMGLLAIISFTVAFLARKLPDIFNEAKFITFSMLVFCSVWLSFVPSYLSTKGKYTVAVEIFSILASSAGLLGCIFSPKCYIILLRPELNNREQIISINKMKN